One window of the Gambusia affinis linkage group LG13, SWU_Gaff_1.0, whole genome shotgun sequence genome contains the following:
- the si:ch211-195b21.5 gene encoding uncharacterized protein si:ch211-195b21.5, protein MYRPDQPEQRPRVPFPPPPLGLHVRPPVACPPPHPGHGGPFSENRFLFSRLPASHFISPHCSNFPIDHSIVGGNQQLVPSAELQHHQAPLWNPLIVKHHPQDNSDRAGEEFLRCLAANKPLPDYLKGNMTYNLFDALKSAKDLKEAVKGDPQFQKHAGRNKSRSRSRSRSRSRGRSRGRSRAKSRPRSKSRGRSRSMGRSKSCVRGKSRARCKSRARSRSRSPSKKSHKRSKSKVRRSKTRSVSVEKKRKRSPVQSSNSSVGSSSNNLTGNSLLEGLKMVIKSKDLEERLPALKDAILGIQVSDETKKLESTSAKYKIEKRNSLDTMASMESDSMLLPHERVGSDFSWLNDNGQENRSIQKASELEDEESFLYGAEPPQNGGHVKVDKSNFSGVGGHQSTSRFSGLNNLVDPKPPQQISSSTFSSVSLDSIECEKIKNILSSLGGKSDIGKMLMKTQGQKEASEGSGPLFSSDTATETLSNPNVRKALESLQSLIKATKEKRTKSNDQSLTSSDKHNSDDHGDKKRAKMKQIESLAAEMEELFRHEGLGFISPVVGFYCQKCQEFIGNLNSAENHATFHQSRLDKHARDSKGHSSSTSSQPSHSASWSDRDLQRNWKDDKEHRSSQRDSRSEQANICFKEEMKKERMLITVSRGLTPPPQSVAAKQENKEHGKGIEKPDSSDKSSKTSREKHKAENSESCDSSEEDKSPKVKHSKKKKKKEKKKKKRSKN, encoded by the exons ATGTACCGGCCCGACCAACCTGAGCAGAGGCCACGGGTGCCGTTTCCTCCACCGCCCCTCGGTCTGCATGTCAGACCCCCGGTGGCCTGTCCCCCGCCTCACCCTGGACACGGTGGCCCGTTTTCGGAGAACCGTTTTCTGTTCAGCAGGCTGCCAGCAAGCCACTTCATCAGT CCCCACTGTAGCAACTTCCCTATAGACCATAGTATAGTGGGAGGCAACCAGCAGCTTGTTCCTTCGGCAGAACTGCAACATCATCAGGCCCCACTATGGAATCCTTTAATTGTGAAACACCACCCTCAAGACAACAG TGATCGGGCTGGAGAGGAATTTCTGAGATGCCTTGCGGCTAACAAACCTCTACCAGACTATCTCAAAGGGAATATGACATACAATTTATTTGATGCATTGAAGTCTGCTAAAGACCTGAAAGAAGCGGTCAAAGGAGATCCGCAGTTCCAGAAGCATGCTGGCAGGAACAAGAGTCGAAGCAGAAGTCGAAGCAGAAGTCGAAGTCGGGGCAGAAGTCGAGGGAGGTCTCGAGCCAAAAGCCGACCAAGAAGcaaaagcagaggaagaagcAGAAGTATGGGAAGAAGCAAAAGCTGTGTGCGCGGAAAGAGTCGAGCTAGATGCAAAAGTAGGGCTCGCAGTCGGAGCCGAAGTCCGAGCAAAAAGAGTCATAAACGAAGTAAGAGCAAAGTCAGAAGGTCTAAGACCCGTAGTGTCAGTGttgaaaaaaagaggaagaggagcccTGTGCAAAGTAGCAACAGCAGtgttggcagcagcagcaacaatttGACAGGAAATAGTTTGTTAGAAGGACTGAAGATGGTCATAAAGAGCAAAGATTTGGAAGAACGGTTACCAGCGCTCAAAGATGCCATCCTTGGTATTCAG GTCTCTGATGAAACCAAAAAGCTGGAAAGTACCTCTGCTAAGTATAAGATTGAGAAGCGGAACAGTCTGGACACTATGGCATCGATGGAAAGCGACAGCATGTTGCTTCCTCATGAGAGAGTTGGCAGTGACTTTTCTTGGCTCAATGACAACGGTCAGGAGAACCGGTCCATTCAGAAGGCTAGTGAGCTGGAGGATGAGGAGTCTTTCTTGTATGGGGCTGAACCACCTCAGAATGGAGGCCATGTCAAAGTGGACAAAAGCAATTTTTCTGGTGTTGGCGGTCACCAGAGCACGTCCCGGTTCAGTGGGCTCAATAATTTGGTTGATCCAAAACCCCCCCAACAGATATCTTCATCGACCTTTTCCTCCGTCAGTCTGGATAGCATAGAATGTGAGAAAATCAAGAATATATTAAGCAGTCTGGGTGGAAAATCAGATATTGGGAAGATGCTGATGAAGACTCAAGGCCAAAAGGAGGCGAGTGAGGGGTCTGGTCCACTATTCAGTTCTGACACAGCAACAGAGACACTGAGTAACCCAAATGTACGGAAAGCTCTGGAGTCTCTGCAGTCTCTGATCAAAG CAACAAAGGAGAAGCGGACAAAAAGTAATGACCAGTCCCTGACCTCGTCTGATAAACACAAT TCAGATGACCATGGTGACAAGAAAAGAgctaaaatgaagcaaattgaATCCTTAGCGGCAGAAATGGAGGAGTTGTTTAGACACGAAG GGCTGGGTTTTATTTCTCCGGTGGTTGGGTTTTACTGCCAGAAATGTCAGGAGTTCATTGGAAATTTGAATTCTGCTGAAAACCATGCAACTTTCCACCAAAGT cgGCTGGACAAGCATGCTAGAGACAGCAAAGgtcacagcagcagcaccagcagccaACCCTCACATTCAGCCTCCTGGAGTGACAGAGACCTTCAGCGGAACTGGAAGGATGACAAGGAGCACCGGAGCAGCCAACGAGACAGCAGGTCTGAGCAGGCCAACATCTGCTTTAAGGAAGAGATGAAGAAGGAGAGGATGCTCATAACCGTCAGCAGAGGGCTAACACCTCCACCTCAAAGTGTCGCTGCGAAACAAGAGAACAAGGAGCACGGGAAAGGCATAGAGAAACCAGACAGCAGTGATAAATCGTCCAAAAccagcagagagaaacacaaGGCGGAAAATTCTGAGAGCTGTGACAGCAGTGAAGAAGACAAATCACCTAAAGTCAAACAttctaagaagaaaaagaagaaggagaaaaagaagaagaagaggagtaAGAATTAA